A DNA window from Selenomonas sp. oral taxon 126 contains the following coding sequences:
- a CDS encoding ABC transporter ATP-binding protein, which translates to MEAKEMPATIRLRGIRKLYRIGGETLAALDGIDLDIGRGEFAALMGPSGSGKSTLMNILGCLDRPTEGSYLLDGEEVAGLSDDALAMTRNKKIGFVFQNFNLLPRISALDNVALPLVYAGTGRRERTERAQEMLEAVGLGDRGQHLPNELSGGQRQRVAIARALVNDPHIIMADEPTGNLDTKSTAEIMDIFERMHEKGHTIILVTHEPEIAQRAGRQLLVRDGRIMRDEGKGVVMDVV; encoded by the coding sequence ATGGAAGCAAAAGAAATGCCCGCGACCATCCGTCTGCGCGGCATTCGCAAGCTCTACCGCATCGGCGGGGAGACGCTGGCGGCGCTCGACGGGATCGATCTCGACATCGGGCGTGGTGAGTTTGCTGCGCTGATGGGACCCTCCGGCTCGGGGAAGTCGACGCTGATGAACATCCTCGGCTGCCTCGACCGTCCGACGGAGGGCTCGTATCTGCTCGACGGCGAGGAGGTCGCGGGACTCAGCGACGATGCTCTTGCCATGACGCGCAACAAGAAGATCGGCTTTGTCTTTCAGAATTTCAACCTGCTCCCGCGCATCTCTGCGCTCGACAACGTCGCGCTTCCCCTCGTCTATGCGGGTACGGGGCGGCGCGAGCGCACAGAGCGCGCGCAGGAAATGCTCGAAGCCGTCGGACTCGGCGATCGCGGGCAGCATCTGCCAAACGAACTCTCGGGCGGACAGCGCCAGCGCGTCGCCATTGCACGCGCACTTGTCAACGATCCGCATATCATCATGGCGGACGAGCCGACGGGCAACCTCGACACGAAGTCGACGGCGGAGATCATGGACATCTTCGAGCGCATGCACGAGAAGGGGCATACGATCATCCTCGTCACGCACGAGCCGGAGATCGCCCAGCGTGCGGGTCGCCAGCTGCTCGTCCGTGACGGCAGGATCATGCGCGACGAGGGGAAGGGGGTCGTGATGGATGTTGTTTAA
- a CDS encoding MATE family efflux transporter — MTKNLTEGDPTRLIFFFALPLVAGNMMQQLYSFVDTLIVGRFLGVNALAAVGCTGSLMFLALGFIIGFCTGVTIYTGQRFGASDRAGVRQSAAACMILGVAVALTLTAIVLPLTRTLLVLMETPPEILDGAYDFISIIFAGLIVFILLYLQNCLIRALGDSKTPTILLAVTLGINIALEPVAILVLGWGIPGAALATVVSQAIGALLFYIYIRWRVPALHTRLSDWKPSGAVLMAHLRMGLPMAFQSSVIAIGAIILQVALNNLGALPVAAYAATQKIDAVAVMPMLSFGYAMAAYTAQNYGAQKYERIRMGVRACLKMSMAFAVGIGILLIAFGTFFLELFVGADAEGATEVIAYGHMFLIVNGSAYIILALLLVYRNVLQGLGQSVIPTIAGAMELVMRAGAAIFLCGTLGFLGACMANPLAWIGAAIPVTIAYFWTERTLRHAS; from the coding sequence ATGACGAAGAATCTGACGGAGGGTGATCCGACGCGGCTCATCTTCTTCTTTGCCCTGCCGCTCGTTGCGGGGAATATGATGCAGCAGCTCTATTCGTTTGTCGACACGCTTATCGTCGGGCGCTTCCTCGGTGTGAATGCGCTTGCGGCGGTCGGCTGTACGGGCAGTCTCATGTTCCTCGCGCTCGGCTTCATCATCGGATTCTGCACGGGCGTGACGATCTACACGGGGCAGCGCTTTGGCGCGAGCGACCGTGCGGGCGTGCGGCAGAGTGCGGCGGCGTGCATGATCCTCGGCGTTGCAGTTGCGCTCACGCTGACCGCGATTGTCCTGCCGCTGACGCGGACGCTGCTCGTCCTGATGGAGACGCCGCCCGAGATTTTGGACGGCGCGTATGACTTCATCTCTATCATCTTTGCAGGGCTCATCGTGTTCATCCTGCTCTATCTGCAAAACTGTCTCATCCGCGCGCTCGGCGACAGCAAGACGCCGACGATTCTGCTCGCCGTCACGCTCGGGATCAACATTGCGCTCGAGCCGGTCGCAATCCTCGTCCTCGGGTGGGGGATTCCGGGCGCGGCGCTCGCGACCGTCGTCTCGCAGGCAATCGGCGCACTCCTCTTCTACATCTATATCCGTTGGCGTGTGCCCGCGCTGCATACGCGCCTATCGGACTGGAAGCCGAGCGGAGCAGTCCTCATGGCGCATCTCAGGATGGGGCTGCCGATGGCGTTTCAGTCCTCCGTCATCGCCATCGGCGCGATCATCCTGCAAGTCGCGCTGAACAACCTCGGTGCGCTGCCCGTCGCAGCATACGCGGCGACGCAGAAGATTGATGCCGTCGCTGTCATGCCCATGCTCTCGTTCGGTTATGCAATGGCGGCGTACACGGCGCAGAACTACGGCGCACAGAAATATGAGCGCATCCGCATGGGTGTGCGTGCGTGCCTCAAAATGTCGATGGCGTTTGCCGTCGGCATAGGTATCCTCCTGATCGCATTCGGCACATTCTTTCTGGAGCTCTTCGTCGGGGCGGATGCGGAGGGCGCTACGGAGGTCATTGCCTACGGGCACATGTTCCTCATCGTCAACGGCTCGGCGTACATCATTCTCGCACTGCTCCTCGTCTACCGCAACGTATTGCAGGGACTCGGGCAGAGTGTTATCCCGACCATTGCGGGCGCAATGGAGCTCGTCATGCGCGCGGGCGCTGCCATCTTTCTCTGTGGCACGCTCGGCTTCCTCGGCGCGTGTATGGCAAATCCGCTCGCATGGATTGGCGCGGCGATTCCCGTCACGATTGCATATTTTTGGACGGAGCGCACGCTGCGCCACGCGTCCTAA
- a CDS encoding ABC transporter permease, whose amino-acid sequence MLFKECFGMALNALLANKLRSLLTMLGIIIGVGAVIAMVSIGMGVRTSVSDSFASLGSNMLIVMPGSANHGGVRGKAGSRKSLKYDDAKAIESKIKGIDYVSPSVSGAYQVVNGNLNWNTTVEGVTPELMQIRSLKVENGSFITANDMAKRSRVAVIGPTVATNLFGTENPVGKNIRIDNQPFKVIGITASKGQSIGQDQDDVIYIPITTAQERMLAITHVHSINIQVSSPEMMDTVQAEIENLLRQRHHIRSGADDDFTVRNMTSIMESFAESTNMITLLLGSIASISLLVGGIGIMNIMMVSVTERTREIGIRKALGATSSNVLMQFMIESMVIGIVGGIIGIVLGISLSKVIGAFGGLTTTIDILPILVSFSFAVGIGLFFGIYPARKAARLDPIDALRYE is encoded by the coding sequence ATGTTGTTTAAGGAATGCTTCGGCATGGCACTGAACGCCCTCCTCGCGAACAAGCTCCGCTCTCTCCTCACGATGCTCGGCATCATCATCGGCGTGGGTGCGGTTATCGCGATGGTCTCCATCGGCATGGGCGTGCGTACGAGCGTCTCGGACTCCTTTGCGAGTCTCGGCTCGAATATGCTCATCGTTATGCCGGGCTCCGCCAATCACGGCGGCGTGCGCGGCAAGGCGGGTTCACGTAAGTCGCTGAAATACGATGATGCCAAGGCGATTGAGAGCAAGATCAAAGGGATTGACTACGTATCCCCCTCGGTCTCCGGTGCCTATCAGGTGGTGAACGGGAATCTCAACTGGAATACGACGGTGGAGGGCGTTACGCCGGAGCTGATGCAGATCCGCTCACTCAAGGTCGAGAACGGGTCGTTTATCACGGCGAATGATATGGCAAAGCGCAGCCGTGTCGCCGTCATCGGGCCGACTGTCGCCACGAATCTCTTTGGCACGGAGAACCCCGTCGGCAAGAATATCCGCATCGACAACCAGCCCTTCAAAGTCATTGGCATTACGGCGTCCAAGGGGCAGTCCATCGGTCAGGATCAGGACGATGTGATCTACATCCCGATCACGACGGCGCAGGAGCGCATGCTCGCGATCACGCATGTGCATTCGATCAATATACAGGTGTCCTCTCCTGAGATGATGGACACGGTGCAGGCGGAGATCGAGAATTTGCTGCGCCAGCGTCACCACATTCGTAGCGGCGCAGATGATGACTTTACCGTGCGCAACATGACGAGTATCATGGAGAGTTTTGCCGAGAGTACGAATATGATTACGCTGCTCCTCGGCTCTATCGCGAGCATCTCGCTGCTCGTCGGCGGCATTGGCATCATGAACATCATGATGGTCTCTGTCACCGAGCGCACGCGCGAGATCGGCATCCGCAAGGCTCTCGGAGCGACCTCCTCGAACGTGCTCATGCAGTTCATGATTGAGTCCATGGTCATCGGCATTGTCGGCGGCATCATCGGCATCGTGCTCGGCATCTCGCTCTCGAAGGTAATCGGCGCGTTCGGCGGGCTCACGACCACCATTGACATCCTGCCCATTCTCGTTTCCTTCTCCTTTGCCGTCGGCATCGGCCTCTTCTTCGGCATCTATCCCGCACGCAAAGCCGCGCGGCTCGATCCCATCGATGCGCTCAGGTATGAATAA
- a CDS encoding YdcF family protein, whose product MIYILKFGAAWILPPGIFILAMVGVAVYLWKKRGLRCAAGAAAVTALLLYLLSIGAVADRLMGSLERTYDVPARPQGDVIVMLGGGAIADVQDVDGVGMLAQSPSSRLLTTLRLYERHHLPILVSGGQVFSDTGSEAEIARRVLLSLGVPDTMIYVEGRSLTTGQNARYSAEILRQEGFAHPILVTSAFHLPRAVLNFEHEGIVVTPYPADFWVSGNPQLYLIKFAPNAGALLTNTVFLQEKLRIFVTRYLE is encoded by the coding sequence ATGATTTACATTTTGAAATTCGGGGCGGCGTGGATTCTGCCGCCGGGGATCTTTATCCTCGCGATGGTGGGGGTTGCCGTCTATCTCTGGAAAAAGCGCGGACTACGGTGTGCGGCGGGGGCTGCCGCCGTGACTGCACTCCTTCTCTATCTCCTCTCGATCGGCGCCGTTGCTGATCGCCTGATGGGAAGCCTAGAGCGCACGTATGACGTGCCTGCCCGGCCGCAGGGCGATGTCATCGTCATGCTCGGGGGCGGGGCGATTGCAGATGTGCAGGATGTGGACGGCGTGGGGATGCTCGCGCAGAGTCCGTCCTCGCGCCTTCTCACGACACTCCGCCTCTATGAGCGGCATCATCTGCCGATCCTCGTCTCGGGTGGGCAGGTGTTCAGCGATACGGGCTCAGAGGCTGAGATTGCGCGGCGCGTCCTCCTCTCGCTCGGCGTGCCCGACACGATGATCTACGTCGAGGGGCGCAGTCTCACAACGGGGCAGAATGCGCGCTACTCGGCGGAGATTCTGCGGCAGGAGGGCTTTGCCCATCCCATCCTCGTAACCTCGGCATTCCATCTGCCGCGCGCCGTGCTCAACTTCGAGCATGAGGGCATTGTGGTCACGCCGTATCCCGCCGATTTTTGGGTGAGCGGCAATCCACAGCTCTATCTGATCAAATTCGCGCCGAATGCGGGTGCGCTTCTCACGAATACGGTCTTTCTACAGGAGAAGCTGCGCATCTTTGTGACGAGGTATCTGGAATGA
- a CDS encoding cupin domain-containing protein: MAIIESEHIDAEKRFGGNGTIHIQKLIGPAELDGKCAMYARVTIPPHASMGVHKHEGNTETYHILSGRARYNDNGTEMEIGPGTTTFCAEGEVHAIANASETEDLVFMALIINK, translated from the coding sequence ATGGCAATCATCGAATCCGAGCACATCGACGCCGAGAAACGCTTCGGCGGCAACGGCACGATCCACATTCAGAAGCTCATCGGCCCTGCGGAACTTGACGGCAAATGCGCGATGTATGCGCGCGTGACGATCCCGCCCCACGCGTCGATGGGGGTGCACAAGCACGAGGGCAATACGGAGACCTATCACATTCTATCGGGACGTGCACGCTACAACGACAACGGCACGGAGATGGAGATCGGTCCCGGCACGACGACGTTCTGCGCCGAGGGCGAGGTGCACGCCATCGCCAACGCCTCCGAGACCGAGGATCTCGTCTTTATGGCGCTGATTATCAATAAGTGA